A genomic window from Thunnus maccoyii chromosome 2, fThuMac1.1, whole genome shotgun sequence includes:
- the LOC121884443 gene encoding uncharacterized protein LOC121884443 codes for MQSVLLKWKIMLLCWSMLLLCLSTNAENIALQRESGESITLKCSSAGCLNNIKDFVGMYLYRSVENRENVIYYHPNPNSVDKITPGIRYKDRIQTKGSLESHTIIISNLTTNDSGVYSCVYIKFPTGEARCNVYTVAVKVHTVAEVTPRHTPDKVTPDKVTPDKVANMHHENQQCPLLVPIVTSCAISMLVTMIFNLLIVLKVKHWICSRSAQQAPSNHVYEVMTKNEVGP; via the exons ATGCAGTCAGTGCTGCTGAAGTGGAAGATAATGCTTCTTTGTTGGTCCATGTTGTTGCTCTGTCTCTCCACCAATGCGG AGAACATTGCATTGCAAAGAGAGTCCGGTGAGAGCATCACCTTGAAGTGTTCCTCTGCAGGATGTCTCAACAACATCAAAGATTTTGTTGGGATGTATCTGTATCGAAGTGTTGAGAACAGGGAGAACGTGATTTACTATCATCCTAATCCAAACTCCGTGGACAAGATCACCCCGGGTATAAGATACAAAGACAGGATTCAGACAAAAGGATCTCTGGAGAGccacaccatcatcatcagcaaCCTGACCACCAATGACTCTGGTGTCTACAGCTGTGTGTACATAAAGTTTCCCACAGGTGAAGCCCGATGCAACGTCTACACTGTTGCTGTAAAAg TTCACACAGTGGCAGAAGTTACACCACGTCACACTCCTGATAAAGTCACTCCTGATAAAGTCACTCCTGATAAAGTTGCCAACATGCACCATGAGAACCAGCAATGTCCACTCCTGGTGCCAATCGTCACTTCGTGTGCCATCAGCATGCTGGTAACGATGATCTTCAACCTGCTGATCGTCCTGAAG GTGAAACATTGGATTTGCAGCAGAAGCGCCCAGCAGGCCCCCAGTAATCATGTGTACGAAGTTATGACCAAGAACGAAGTCGGCCCTTAA
- the gga3a gene encoding ADP-ribosylation factor-binding protein GGA3a produces the protein MADDGESLESWLNKATNPSNRQEDWEYIMGFCDQINKELEGPQISVRLLAHKIQSPQEWEAIQALTVLEACMKNCGRRFHNEVGKFRFLNELIKVVSPKYLGDKVSERVKTKVIEMLYSWTVSLPDEAKICEAYQMLKTQGIVSVDPEISLDATLIPSPSPRPKNPVFDDEEKSRRLALLLKSKKPEDLQEANRLIKNMVKEDEVRTQKVTKQKGTLEAVNNSVKLLNEMLAYFSPEDSTDGDKELIKELYGDCDKLRQTVFQLATETEDNDSNLGDILQASDDLSHVINSYKKIVEGQTINGETEEAQRTRSAVQKGTGRTTQSEVLIDLVGLDIQSPSQPEQQPPASSLSIPADLMCGSAAPEAQSLSPDAPSAALSLLDEELLSLGLNEPAPVSNKSTAPTHVNMNNHFQPLQDSSKDLDLFDTTSPPAPAFSTSSLFPHGLAATVSPAKSSIAASALSFPVSVFPTPSVPTESVSIASQSQQSVSSVSTVTAPAALPPSYSMALSAPSATAVTPQQVSTAAGPSQSASPSLNHNLQDLALLDLGSPKITPGVMDFGSLLIKSEDLHPPATLLSNLGGTSTTSNPLLIGGMSGGSTLPPAKCQPDDSPLLRSLSPVLPLSQPSPGRGEEVSLANVFVPLDAIKPSKVCPVTAYDKNGVRVLLHFATDCPPGRPDVLVMVASMLNTAPLPVRNVVLQAAVPKTMKVRLQSPSGTDLAPFNPILPPAAITQVMLLANPLKENVRMRYKLTFTLGEQPHTEVGEVNEFPPADRWGAL, from the exons ATGGCGGATGATGGAGAGTCGCTGGAGTCTTGGCTCA acAAGGCCACCAACCCTTCCAACAGACAGGAAGACTGGGAGTATATCATGGGATTCTGTGACCAAATCAATAAGGAGCTGGAGGG CCCACAAATATCTGTTCGACTTTTGGCTCACAAGATTCAGTCCCCTCAGGAATGGGAGGCGATACAAGCGTTAACG GTTCTGGAGGCTTGTATGAAGAACTGCGGGCGAAGGTTTCACAATGAAGTCGGGAAATTTCgttttttaaatgaactaaTCAAAGTGGTTTCACCTAAA tatCTAGGAGACAAAGTATCAGAGAGGGTGAAGACGAAAGTGATTGAGATGCTGTACAGTTGGACTGTGTCTCTACCGGATGAAGCAAAGATCTGTGAAGCCTATCAGATGCTGAAGACACAGG GCATCGTGTCAGTTGACCCAGAAATCTCTCTTGATGCCACATTAATACCGTCGCCCTCTCCGCGACCAAAGAATCCTGTCTTTGATGATGAGGAGAAGAGCCGG AGATTGGCGTTGCTGTTGAAGAGCAAAAAGCCCGAAGATCTGCAAGAGGCCAATCGGCTCATCAAGAACATGGTCAAAGAG gATGAGGTGAGAACACAGAAAGTGACAAAGCAAAAAGGCACGCTGGAGGCAGTTAACAACAGCGTCAAACTCCTTAACGAGATGCTCGCCTACTTCAGCCCAGAAGACTCTACTGACGGTGATAAGGAGCTCATTAAG gagtTATACGGTGATTGTGACAAGCTCAGGCAAACAGTGTTTCAGCTCGCTACCGAGACCGAGGATAACGACAGCAACCTGG GAGACATCCTGCAGGCCAGTGATGACCTCTCCCATGTCATTAATTCTTATAAGAAGATTGTGGAAGGACAGACCATCAACGGAGAGACTGAAGAAGCACAACGAACACGATCGGCAGTTCAAAAGG GCACCGGCCGCACAACTCAGTCAGAGGTTCTGATCGACCTGGTGGGTCTGGACATCCAGAGCCCCTCTCAACCAGAACAACAACCCCCAGCATCCTCTCTGTCTATTCCAGCTGACCTCATGTGTGGCTCCGCTGCCCCTGAAGCTCAGTCCCTGAGCCCCGACGCACCCTCCGCAGCGCTCTCTCTGCTGGATGAAGAACTGCTGTCTTTAG GCCTCAACGAACCTGCTCCTGTTTCAAACAAATCAACCGCACCGACACATGTTAACATGAACAATCATTTTCAACCATTACAG GATTCCAGTAAGGATTTGGATCTTTTTGACACCACCTCACCTCCAGCTCCTGCGTTTTCTACATCGTCACTTTTCCCACACGGCCTCGCTGCGACAGTCAGCCCCGCCAAGTCTTCAATAGCTGCCTCTGCCTTAAGCTTCCCCGTCTCTGTGTTCCCCACACCTTCCGTTCCCACAGAATCTGTCTCCATAGCGTCACAGTCACAGCAGTCAGTCAGTTCGGTATCGACTGTCACAGCCCCAGCAGCTCTCCCTCCGTCGTACAGCATGGCCTTGTCTGCTCCATCAGCCACCGCTGTCACTCCACAACAGGTCTCCACTGCAGCAGGGCCCTCCCAGTCTGCTTCACCTTCTCTTAATCATAATCTACAAGACCTAGCCTTGCTCGATCTGGGCAGTCCTAAAAT TACACCTGGTGTGATGGATTTTGGCAGCTTGCTAATCAAGAGTGAGGATCTGCATCCTCCTGCCACCCTGTTGTCCAATCTTGGAGGCACCTCCACCACATCCAACCCTCTGCTCATAGGAGGGATGTCAGGAGGGTCCACTCTCCCGCCTGCCAAGTGTCAACCAGACGACAGTCCTCTGTTACGCTCTCTGTCCCCCGTCCTCCCCCTCAGCCAGCCCAGTCCAGGCAGGGGAGAAGAGGTATCGCTGGCTAATGTCTTTGTTCCTTTGGATGCCATCAAGCCAA gtAAAGTGTGTCCTGTGACAGCGTACGATAAAAACGGCGTCCGCGTCCTGCTGCATTTCGCCACCGACTGTCCACCAGGCAGGCCCGACGTACTGGTGATGGTGGCGTCTATGCTTAACACAGCCCCGCTGCCCGTCAGGAACGTTGTTCTGCAGGCTGCTGTGCCGAAG ACAATGAAAGTGAGACTGCAGTCGCCCTCGGGGACAGACCTGGCTCCTTTCAACCCAATCCTTCCCCCTGCTGCCATCACTCAGGTCATGCTGCTTGCCAATCCTCTCAAG gaaAACGTTCGGATGAGATACAAACTAACATTCACGCTGGGAGAGCAGCCGCACACAGAAGTGGGGGAGGTGAACGAGTTCCCGCCTGCTGACAGATGGGGGGCTCTATAG
- the sumo2a gene encoding small ubiquitin like modifier 2a encodes MADEKPKEGVKTENNEHINLKVAGQDGSVVQFKIKRHTPLSKLMKAYCERQGLSMRQIRFRFDGQPINETDTPSQLEMEDEDTIDVFQQQTGGSSL; translated from the exons ATGGCAGACGAAAAACCCAAG gAGGGAGTGAAGACAGAGAACAATGAGCACATCAACCTGAAGGTGGCAGGGCAGGATGGCTCAGTGGTGCAGTTCAAGATTAAAAGGCACACTCCTCTCAGCAAACTGATGAAGGCTTATTGTGAACGGCAG gGGCTGTCAATGAGGCAAATACGGTTTCGATTCGACGGTCAGCCCATCAATGAAACAGATACGCCCTCGCAG CTAGAAATGGAGGATGAAGATACGATTGATGTGTTCCAACAGCAAACCGGAGGTTCTTCTCTTTAA